AATAAACTCTGCTTTAAGTTCTATTCCTACCCTTGAATAGTTAAAGTCAGTAATATTTTTTATTTCTCTGTTTATCTCCTGTTCTTCCATACTTTCCTTTATTAAAACTCCAATTCCTGTTGGATTATAAAATGTTTTTTCATGCCTGTATAAAACTGTCTCTCCTCCAAGATTAACTTTTTCTTTATTACCTACAGTTATTGTTTTTATTGGAGGAGCACTTACTGCAGAGAGTTGCTTTTTTGCTTCTTCACTTATATGAGGACATTGAGATAATTCAGCTTTACCTATCGCGATTTGCATTGCAAAAGCAAGACATGTCGGAAACCCACATTCTTTACAGTTTGTCTTTGGTAAAAACTTAAAAATATCAAGTGGTTTTAAAGCCATTTCCCCTCCTTTTTTTAAATTATAAATTAGAAAGTAAAAAATTCAAAAATTTTTTAACTTCACTGTAAGCAGATGAATTTTCAGAAAGATTTAAGAGCCCTTTATTTTCTTCTATTAAACTATAAATTTCCTCATCAAAAGGAATTGTGAAAGCAATTGGGATTAAAGTTTTAACCTCATTTAAATTTTTCTTCATAAATTCATTTAAAACAAGATATGTTTTTTTGATGCTTAATTCAAGAGAATTTATCATTTTGTATATATTTTCTGCTGTTCTTAAAGAGATTTTATCACAAAGGGAAACAATAAAAAGAATATCAAGGTCTCCTGATGTCCTTCTTGAGATATGCTCCATTCCTGCCTCATTATCCATAACAATAAAGAGGTAGTTTTTTTCAATTTTTTCCATCCACTCTCTTAAAAGATTATTTGCATAACAATAACAACCAGGTCCTTCTGTCTTTCCCATAACAAGTAAATCAAATCCCTTTTCTTCCTTAATTGCCTCCTGAATCCTTATTTCAAGATATTTTGATTTTTCCATTCCATAAGGTAAATTATTCTTTATTTTTTCTATCTCATCAACTATTTCAACAAGGGATTTTGGCTGTGGAATACCAAGATTCTCAGCAAGATTACTATTTGGGTCTGCATCTATAGCAAGTATTGGTTTTTTGTTCATTTTTAAAAGAGAAAGAATAATCAATGAAGTTAAAGTTGTTTTACCTGTTCCACCTTTTCCTGCTACACCAATTTTTAATGGTTTCATTTTTCAAAATCAGTATGTGGTATAAAAAGTGCTTTTAGGTACTCTTCCATATAAATTGGACTTCTTGACAAATCTATATATGTAAGTTTCTTTATTATCTCTTTTGACAACTTTCTGAATTTCTCACTTAAAATAAAACTTTCTGCTCCTAATAGAGAAGTATTTCCAAGAAATTTAAATCTTTCTTCAGGTAAATTAGGAAAAAGCCCTATCTCTATTGATTTTTTTATATTTAAATGTTTCCCAAATCCACCTGCAATATAGAATTTTTTTACATCCTCAATTTTTATTCCGAGTGTTTTTAAAACAGTAGAAATTGCAGAATATATTGCTCCTTTTGCTCTTATCAAGTTATCTATATCTGCTTGTGTAATTACAATCTTTTCTCCTTTTTTATTTTCTGCAACTATAAATTCTTTAATCCCTTCATTTTCAATAATTCTCTCATTTTCCTTTATAAAATTACCGTTTCTGTCAATTATTCCATTTTTATAAAGTTCAGAAAGTAATTCAATATATCCAGAACCACAGATTCCTATTGGCTCTACTCCACCTATTGTTTCAAAAAATACATCTCCATTACTTATTTTTACTTTCTGTATTGCTCCTTTTATTGCCCTTACCCCATTTTTAACACCACTTCCTTCAAAACATGGACCTGCAGAAGCAGCACAACATACTAAAAAATCTTTATTCCCTACAACAATTTCACCATTTGTTCCAATATCAAGGAAAATAGAAAGTACATCTTCTTTATAAATACCTGAAACTATAATACCAGAAGTTATATCTCCACCCACATAAGGAAATCCCCCAGGAACTATTTCACATATTCCAGAAGGGTTTATTTTAATACCTATTTCTGCACTTTTAATTAAAGGGAATTCATTTGCAATAGGTATATATGGTTCTTTTCTTAAAAATGAAGGATTTATTTTTAAAAGAAGGTGAACCATGGTCATATTTCCAGAAATTGAAATTCCAGTTATGTCATTTATTGAAATACCACACTTTTTTGATAAGTTTATTATCATATCATTTATTGTTTCTGTCACAACATGATGTAAATTTTCAAGTCCATCTTTTTTTTCAGCATATACAATCCTTGAAATTATATCATCTCCAAAAGATGCTTGTCTATTAAATGTTATTTCTGTTTTTAGAACATCACCTTTATTAATATCAATTAAACTTGCTGAAATAGTTGTAGTCCCAATATCCACAGCAATCC
This sequence is a window from bacterium. Protein-coding genes within it:
- a CDS encoding AAA family ATPase, with product MKPLKIGVAGKGGTGKTTLTSLIILSLLKMNKKPILAIDADPNSNLAENLGIPQPKSLVEIVDEIEKIKNNLPYGMEKSKYLEIRIQEAIKEEKGFDLLVMGKTEGPGCYCYANNLLREWMEKIEKNYLFIVMDNEAGMEHISRRTSGDLDILFIVSLCDKISLRTAENIYKMINSLELSIKKTYLVLNEFMKKNLNEVKTLIPIAFTIPFDEEIYSLIEENKGLLNLSENSSAYSEVKKFLNFLLSNL
- a CDS encoding (Fe-S)-binding protein, which translates into the protein MALKPLDIFKFLPKTNCKECGFPTCLAFAMQIAIGKAELSQCPHISEEAKKQLSAVSAPPIKTITVGNKEKVNLGGETVLYRHEKTFYNPTGIGVLIKESMEEQEINREIKNITDFNYSRVGIELKAEFIGIKDEGKGKFIDIVKRCYETGKNLILMSDNSETIKNSLSICKD
- a CDS encoding ASKHA domain-containing protein; amino-acid sequence: MKEYFILTVKPLDKKIPIRKGTDILSALIKGNIFITSSCGGKGICGRCKVKILKGDFYSEPTGKITEEEKRNNIYLACRTTILDNMEIELLPETVIPEKIEREFEKGEEFEHIRIDVKELFSFSPLIKKIFLRLPSPNFSDTLSDYERVKRNLRKYINKEKFRIDISNLRKLPNLIRSSFWEITVTLIENDDMVEILNIEPGDTSKRNYGIAVDIGTTTISASLIDINKGDVLKTEITFNRQASFGDDIISRIVYAEKKDGLENLHHVVTETINDMIINLSKKCGISINDITGISISGNMTMVHLLLKINPSFLRKEPYIPIANEFPLIKSAEIGIKINPSGICEIVPGGFPYVGGDITSGIIVSGIYKEDVLSIFLDIGTNGEIVVGNKDFLVCCAASAGPCFEGSGVKNGVRAIKGAIQKVKISNGDVFFETIGGVEPIGICGSGYIELLSELYKNGIIDRNGNFIKENERIIENEGIKEFIVAENKKGEKIVITQADIDNLIRAKGAIYSAISTVLKTLGIKIEDVKKFYIAGGFGKHLNIKKSIEIGLFPNLPEERFKFLGNTSLLGAESFILSEKFRKLSKEIIKKLTYIDLSRSPIYMEEYLKALFIPHTDFEK